The genomic segment cGCTGTTCTCTATTTCAATATAACTTTGGAAATATGGTAGCTCCCCACTCATGCAGATGAAACCAGCTTCAGTGTCTTTCTTATAGAGCACTCATTATTATgcagcaaggaaaaaaaaaacagacaagaCAGGTCCTCcctattaaaattaaagatcaGAAATTGCTTACAGGTTGATAGCTTGGCATGTACAAGACTTGCCTAGGGTGGCCAAGAAGCATCTGCTGCCCGAACTGCAGTTACATGTATACAACTagtcatatatatatgtgtgtgtgtacatTTGGATAACTACCTAAACAATTTTACATTGAGATGACATGCCCTGAAGAATCCCAAAATCACCTCAAACACGAGTAAATATGGTACCTGAGGTCCACCTGGATGAAAATATGCTTGTGGAGCTTGCAATGGTGTAACCTGAGGATTAAACATGACAGGCTGTTGCCCATTGAATGAAGGTCCAGGCTGCAAAATCTTGGAAGTTAGTCACTTCTGATAACTGAAATTGGATGTAAAGTTCAAAAAGAACCACCCATACCATCTGTCAAATACATATTCTTATATCTAAAGGACACAATCACCATTCCCAGAGTACTTGTAAGCATTGAGAGATAGAATCACACCATTGAATCAAGATAATTCAAGAATGATATTATAAATCAGTTTTACATTTTTCACTATTATGTTTTAGTTCATTTCTACAGAAAAAGAATCATCCATCAGTTTTCCAGCCACAGTTTGGAGACTAAAAAGACACAAGAAAGCATCACTGAACCTAGCTCTTCTTATACTTAAACTAAATACAAAAGGCAGAACAAATGAGCAATCAAGTTATATCTTAGAAGCAATAAAGTCATGTCAGTACTTACTCCGACTCCCACAGGCATCCCATGCATATGTGGTGGAGCAGAAAGATTAGGTTGAAAATAGAAGGAACCATCTGACATTGGGGAAGGGGGCCTAGCAGGTGTTTGAGAAGGGGTGAAACTCTTGGCGTTCGGATTAAGTTTAAATTCCtgataaccaaattaaaaaaatagaaacaaagaaCACTCAAATATATTAGCCAGTGTCAGAGAACTATAGAtaatatattctaaaatatgCCGTACCCTTCATGTGTATGACAAATAGAGTATGTTCCATGTGCTTGAGCTACTGCTGAAAAATAGAAAGTATATCCATTCATATATACAATGTTGAACCAAACAAACCTTGGCATGGGGATTTAATGTTGACTTCTCAGAAGATAATGAACCCATTGATGAGCTTGGTGATAAACCAGGACCGCTAGAAGCTGGCATTGCACCTGCACGATCAGAATTTGATGATGCAGAACTACCAGGTCGTCCATGAGAGTTTACTGGCTGCATTTCTACAGCTCCCTTGGCTGATGCCACACCGTCTAACAGTTGGCCAGGGGAACtagtctttttgttattttttgaaaagacaTGGGATGAAGGGGTATATGCAGTGGTATTAGAGGATAGCCTCCCTTTATCAGATTCATTTTTCTTGTCATCCAATGACTTAGAATCtacagaaaaaaatagaatgattgttgaaagatgaagaaattcaaaatgcaCCATGTCCCATTACCGTAGGTATTGTCAAAGAATCATTTAAACTCAAAAGCTTAGGCTATTAGAAGAGGCcccaaaatatgatttatattattctccacACACACCCTAAAGTGAAAACTTTTTAGgattgaaacttgcacaagtaAACCACTATCTTGTgctgaattattaatttaattaaatagaatagGGGTGGTGTAATTTGAACTTATGACTATTTGGTCATCAAAGCTTCGATATCATATTAAAGAATTATCTCAATTCAAaagcttaagttattagatgagaccccaaaatataatttatatcattCTTAAACAAGTACCCTACTTTTCTATGCAAAAATTGCAACACTAAATAGGCCAAGTGTAGCTGGAAAAATGTAAGAAAGTAAActgaacaaattttttaaataattgtttctTTATGAAATTTTCATAACTCACTTCATTTTTTGACAAGTTAATGCAATGACTTCATAATAAAAGACGTTCATACTACAActtaaatgaatgaatgaagtAAAAGCATTGCAGAATTACTAACTCACCCTTACCTTTTGATAATTGAGCATCCTCAGTTAGCTGTAATTAGATGAATAGAAACAAAGAACAAGTTTATATTAGAGGCATCACAATTAAAGACAACTAATAAAGCTCTCTTCCAAGTTTTCagcaaaagaacaaaattagtCATTAAAGTTTGACTCACCATCTTCTCTTCTACACGCTCCTTAATGCTGTCAAGTTCTCCATGTTCAAAATGTCGATCCTCTTGGGCCCTATTACAAATGGAATTCAAGAATTTCACAGCACAACAAACTCATTTGTCCTCCCAAAAACCATTTTCGTGTAATGAAATGCAACTTAAATTATCATCAAGGAAATACtgaattaaatataatagtaaCAACCTGCTTTCACTATCTGAAGTGGACAAACTAGTAGGAGGTTCTGATGCCAGCTTTGCAGCATGATCATGAGATCCTGGATGATGCAAATCTGCACAAGTGCTTGATTGAGAACATTGTACCTCATCCTGAAAAGAAAGATAGAAATACAGTACAAGTATGACAATAAGTAGTtattccttaaaaaataaataacataaatcaaAACTAACTACCAGGCAGGGGAtgcttaaaataaattacatagtTCTCCATGTTGAAAAtatgctaaaaataatttttagaattataaagcaagtaAAAAATATGCTCTGATTAGAAATGCTAAACAACAATATCTACACAAACTGAAAGTGATTATTTGAGAAAATACCAAGGAAGAGGTTGATAACACTCGAGTCCCAACATTGGTTTTTGCATGGGTCAAATCAGCAGACTTCTTAATGGAAGAGGCAGATGGCCCTCCAAAAGTTTCACCGTTGAGAGAACTCAACACTACATCATCAAGTTCTTCATGCCCACCATCATCAATGGCTCCACCTCTATAGACTGAAGAGAATCGGGTCTCCTCATCAACctcaaaactttcatgaagatgGATGCCTCTTTCCTGTTGGATAACTTGACAAAAGAAGTAAGACAAActtacagaaaaaaataaaccaaaatagaaGCAGAAAATAACATTAGGATAACCTCACCTCTGCTAAGTGAAGGTCTCTTGTATCCTCACCCTCGATCTCTCTTGCTATCCTCAATGCTTCCCTTTCCAAGTCTTTCGTCTGAGGACCCCTCTCCAGCTTTGT from the Populus nigra chromosome 1, ddPopNigr1.1, whole genome shotgun sequence genome contains:
- the LOC133672457 gene encoding polyadenylate-binding protein-interacting protein 3-like isoform X2, coding for MSLQQAIQPKSSANGFGRRRTERDWGTRFENKVQSGKAHTNRPSNAGATGKVGVYESPLRDRLVYLTTCLIGHPVEVQLKNGSVYSGTCYTTNAEKEFAIILKMARLIKDVSLRGPKAECVSKAPSKTLILPGKEVVQVIAKDVSVTIDGMSNELQQAKQQEIMIDSFISQSRLVETERELEPWVPDEDEPQCPELENIFDGHWNRGWDQFETNEMLFGVKSTFDEELYTTKLERGPQTKDLEREALRIAREIEGEDTRDLHLAEERGIHLHESFEVDEETRFSSVYRGGAIDDGGHEELDDVVLSSLNGETFGGPSASSIKKSADLTHAKTNVGTRVLSTSSLDEVQCSQSSTCADLHHPGSHDHAAKLASEPPTSLSTSDSESRAQEDRHFEHGELDSIKERVEEKMLTEDAQLSKDSKSLDDKKNESDKGRLSSNTTAYTPSSHVFSKNNKKTSSPGQLLDGVASAKGAVEMQPVNSHGRPGSSASSNSDRAGAMPASSGPGLSPSSSMGSLSSEKSTLNPHAKEFKLNPNAKSFTPSQTPARPPSPMSDGSFYFQPNLSAPPHMHGMPVGVGPGPSFNGQQPVMFNPQVTPLQAPQAYFHPGGPQFGQQMLLGHPRQVLYMPSYQPEMPYKGREF
- the LOC133672457 gene encoding polyadenylate-binding protein-interacting protein 3-like isoform X4; this encodes MSLQQAIQPKSSANGFGRRRTERDWGTRFENKVQSGKAHTNRPSNAGATGKVGVYESPLRDRLVYLTTCLIGHPVEVQLKNGSVYSGTCYTTNAEKEFAIILKMARLIKDVSLRGPKAECVSKAPSKTLILPGKEVVQVIAKDVSVTIDGMSNELQQAKQQEIMIDSFISQSRLVETERELEPWVPDEDEPQCPELENIFDGHWNRGWDQFETNEMLFGVKSTFDEELYTTKLERGPQTKDLEREALRIAREIEGEDTRDLHLAEERGIHLHESFEVDEETRFSSVYRGGAIDDGGHEELDDVVLSSLNGETFGGPSASSIKKSADLTHAKTNVGTRVLSTSSLDEVQCSQSSTCADLHHPGSHDHAAKLASEPPTSLSTSDSESRAQEDRHFEHGELDSIKERVEEKMLTEDAQLSKGAMPASSGPGLSPSSSMGSLSSEKSTLNPHAKEFKLNPNAKSFTPSQTPARPPSPMSDGSFYFQPNLSAPPHMHGMPVGVGPGPSFNGQQPVMFNPQVTPLQAPQAYFHPGGPQFGQQMLLGHPRQVLYMPSYQPEMPYKGREF
- the LOC133672457 gene encoding polyadenylate-binding protein-interacting protein 3-like isoform X1 is translated as MSLQQAIQPKSSANGFGRRRTERDWGTRFENKVQSGKAHTNRPSNAGATGKVGVYESPLRDRLVYLTTCLIGHPVEVQLKNGSVYSGTCYTTNAEKEFAIILKMARLIKDVSLRGPKAECVSKAPSKTLILPGKEVVQVIAKDVSVTIDGMSNELQQAKQQEIMIDSFISQSRLVETERELEPWVPDEDEPQCPELENIFDGHWNRGWDQFETNEMLFGVKSTFDEELYTTKLERGPQTKDLEREALRIAREIEGEDTRDLHLAEERGIHLHESFEVDEETRFSSVYRGGAIDDGGHEELDDVVLSSLNGETFGGPSASSIKKSADLTHAKTNVGTRVLSTSSLDEVQCSQSSTCADLHHPGSHDHAAKLASEPPTSLSTSDSESRAQEDRHFEHGELDSIKERVEEKMLTEDAQLSKGKDSKSLDDKKNESDKGRLSSNTTAYTPSSHVFSKNNKKTSSPGQLLDGVASAKGAVEMQPVNSHGRPGSSASSNSDRAGAMPASSGPGLSPSSSMGSLSSEKSTLNPHAKEFKLNPNAKSFTPSQTPARPPSPMSDGSFYFQPNLSAPPHMHGMPVGVGPGPSFNGQQPVMFNPQVTPLQAPQAYFHPGGPQFGQQMLLGHPRQVLYMPSYQPEMPYKGREF
- the LOC133672457 gene encoding polyadenylate-binding protein-interacting protein 3-like isoform X3; amino-acid sequence: MSLQQAIQPKSSANGFGRRRTERDWGTRFENKVQSGKAHTNRPSNAGATGKVGVYESPLRDRLVYLTTCLIGHPVEVQLKNGSVYSGTCYTTNAEKEFAIILKMARLIKDVSLRGPKAECVSKAPSKTLILPGKEVVQVIAKDVSVTIDGMSNELQQAKQQEIMIDSFISQSRLVETERELEPWVPDEDEPQCPELENIFDGHWNRGWDQFETNEMLFGVKSTFDEELYTTKLERGPQTKDLEREALRIAREIEGEDTRDLHLAEERGIHLHESFEVDEETRFSSVYRGGAIDDGGHEELDDVVLSSLNGETFGGPSASSIKKSADLTHAKTNVGTRVLSTSSLDEVQCSQSSTCADLHHPGSHDHAAKLASEPPTSLSTSDSESRAQEDRHFEHGELDSIKERVEEKMLTEDAQLSKGKGAMPASSGPGLSPSSSMGSLSSEKSTLNPHAKEFKLNPNAKSFTPSQTPARPPSPMSDGSFYFQPNLSAPPHMHGMPVGVGPGPSFNGQQPVMFNPQVTPLQAPQAYFHPGGPQFGQQMLLGHPRQVLYMPSYQPEMPYKGREF